In Candidatus Flexicrinis affinis, the following proteins share a genomic window:
- a CDS encoding L-serine ammonia-lyase, translated as MDAISVFDMLKIGVGPSSSHTMGPWRAARRFVAQVDASAGIDCVVRIQVELFGSLAKTGRGHGTDIAVLMGLSGEDPRTCDTTLLDDKVEAIRSGRMLPLNGVRDLAFDPDSDLLFHFDQSLDFHPNGMRFTAELSDGDAVAATYFSVGGGFVVEEGESDSADAVDLPHPCTTAADVLRACRENDLSISDLVLRNELAWRSADDVRAGLLEIWRTMAECIYRGCHTEGVLPGGLDVVRRAAGINRLLLGGMRHRNVDAWMRAIQARRYSMHEMVEWISCFALAVNEENAAFGRVVTAPTNGAAGVVPAVLMHYVLSEGAGDDDVVRFLLVAGQVGMLFKHGATISAAMGGCQAEIGVSAAMAAAALTEGLGGSPERALMAAEIAMEHHLGLTCDPIGGLVQIPCIERNAMGAMKAITATNIALVSSPRNAKVTLDTVIKTMWQTAQDMNVKYKETAEGGLAVQIPVNVIEC; from the coding sequence ATGGACGCCATTAGCGTGTTCGACATGCTCAAAATCGGGGTTGGCCCGTCCAGCTCGCATACGATGGGGCCGTGGCGTGCAGCGCGTCGTTTTGTCGCGCAAGTCGACGCCAGCGCGGGCATCGACTGTGTCGTGCGCATCCAAGTCGAACTGTTCGGTTCGCTGGCCAAGACCGGGCGCGGCCATGGGACCGACATCGCCGTGCTGATGGGCTTGAGCGGCGAAGATCCGCGCACGTGCGATACCACTCTACTTGACGACAAGGTCGAGGCGATTCGTTCGGGCCGCATGCTGCCGTTGAACGGCGTGCGCGATCTCGCCTTCGACCCGGACAGCGACCTGCTTTTCCACTTCGATCAATCGCTCGACTTTCATCCCAACGGCATGCGCTTCACGGCCGAGCTGTCGGACGGAGACGCCGTAGCCGCGACGTACTTCTCGGTCGGCGGCGGGTTTGTGGTCGAGGAGGGCGAATCCGACAGCGCCGACGCCGTCGACCTCCCTCACCCGTGTACGACCGCCGCGGACGTCCTGCGGGCATGCCGCGAGAACGATCTATCGATCTCCGACCTCGTACTGCGCAACGAACTGGCGTGGCGTTCCGCCGACGACGTGCGCGCGGGCCTGCTGGAAATCTGGCGGACCATGGCGGAGTGCATTTACCGAGGCTGTCACACCGAAGGGGTGCTGCCCGGCGGCCTCGACGTCGTCCGGCGTGCCGCGGGGATCAACCGCCTGCTGCTGGGCGGGATGCGCCACCGCAACGTCGACGCATGGATGCGCGCCATTCAAGCCCGCCGCTACTCGATGCACGAAATGGTCGAGTGGATTAGCTGCTTCGCGCTGGCCGTCAACGAGGAAAACGCGGCGTTCGGGCGCGTCGTCACCGCGCCGACCAACGGAGCGGCGGGAGTCGTGCCGGCCGTGCTGATGCATTACGTCCTCAGCGAGGGCGCTGGCGACGACGATGTCGTGCGCTTCCTGCTGGTTGCTGGTCAAGTCGGCATGCTGTTCAAGCACGGCGCGACGATCTCCGCGGCGATGGGCGGGTGTCAGGCCGAGATCGGCGTCTCGGCCGCGATGGCTGCAGCGGCATTGACCGAAGGCTTGGGCGGATCGCCGGAACGCGCGCTCATGGCGGCCGAGATCGCCATGGAGCACCACCTCGGCCTCACCTGCGACCCAATCGGCGGGCTGGTGCAAATCCCGTGCATCGAGCGCAACGCCATGGGCGCGATGAAAGCGATCACGGCGACCAACATCGCGCTCGTGAGTTCGCCGCGCAACGCCAAGGTCACGCTCGACACCGTGATCAAGACGATGTGGCAGACCGCACAGGACATGAACGTCAAGTACAAGGAGACAGCCGAAGGCGGTCTTGCCGTCCAAATCCCCGTCAACGTCATCGAGTGCTGA
- a CDS encoding SMP-30/gluconolactonase/LRE family protein — translation MPRENAQPVLLDVRDPRLISVLDPAARMETVLTGFKFTEGPIWHPRAHHLRFSDILGNSTFEWSEGHGLRDIRPNSHLANGNTYDRQGRMLTCHHATSRVTRMEPDGGMTVIASHYNGKQLNSPNDIVVRGDGKIFFTDPLFGREPSSGIPRPAELTHTGVYCFDPNRSELTLLADDFSGPNGLCFSLDEWQLFVNDTHRDHIRVFDVEPDGTLKNGRVWATLDGDAEGWPDGMKLDSTGRLFATGPGGIHVFAPDATCLGVIETPEPAANLAFGDPDLCGLYITATTSIYRVRVRHAGLPLF, via the coding sequence ATGCCGCGCGAGAACGCCCAACCCGTACTGCTCGACGTCCGCGATCCGCGCCTGATCAGCGTGCTCGATCCCGCCGCCCGTATGGAGACCGTCCTGACCGGGTTCAAATTCACCGAAGGGCCGATCTGGCATCCACGGGCACATCACCTGCGGTTCAGCGACATCCTCGGCAACTCGACGTTCGAATGGAGCGAGGGGCACGGCCTGCGCGATATCCGGCCCAACAGCCACCTCGCCAACGGCAACACCTACGACCGGCAGGGGCGGATGCTGACGTGCCATCACGCCACGAGCCGCGTCACGCGGATGGAGCCGGACGGCGGCATGACCGTGATCGCCTCGCACTACAACGGCAAGCAGCTCAACAGCCCCAACGACATCGTCGTGCGCGGCGATGGCAAGATCTTCTTTACCGACCCGCTGTTCGGGCGCGAGCCGAGTTCGGGCATTCCTCGCCCCGCCGAGCTGACGCACACCGGCGTGTACTGCTTTGATCCGAACAGATCCGAGCTGACCCTGCTGGCTGACGATTTCAGCGGGCCGAACGGCCTGTGCTTCTCACTCGACGAATGGCAGTTGTTCGTCAACGACACGCACCGCGATCACATTCGCGTCTTCGATGTCGAGCCGGACGGCACGCTCAAGAACGGCCGCGTGTGGGCGACTCTCGATGGCGACGCCGAGGGGTGGCCGGACGGCATGAAGCTTGACAGCACCGGCAGACTGTTCGCGACCGGCCCGGGCGGCATCCACGTCTTCGCGCCTGACGCGACCTGTCTCGGCGTGATCGAAACGCCGGAACCGGCCGCCAATCTGGCCTTCGGCGATCCTGACCTGTGCGGCCTGTACATCACGGCAACAACCAGCATCTACCGCGTGCGCGTCCGCCACGCCGGCCTGCCGCTGTTCTAG
- a CDS encoding cupin domain-containing protein, which yields MTDHHTYSAADMASRVVRFDDLKHMGIPLMFIDSILPNHWCMNYAVIGTGGGDPDTAAKRAITAPHGFQVGMGWAPPGNGPAWHTHDYVELIVILDGEWRFAWGYGEDSARPDGEFVLGKWDMISVPAGVWRAFDVVGDGIGWFLAIAEPHEDDDGKDPHWPPSVVNMARAAGFHADDFGRLIKTVDYPDVRAAHERRLLSIFKDITGVPLPDFQPE from the coding sequence ATGACCGATCATCACACTTACTCCGCCGCAGACATGGCCAGTCGGGTCGTCCGCTTCGACGACCTCAAGCACATGGGCATTCCACTCATGTTCATCGACAGTATCCTACCAAACCACTGGTGCATGAACTATGCGGTCATTGGTACGGGCGGCGGCGACCCGGACACGGCCGCCAAACGCGCCATCACTGCGCCGCACGGGTTTCAGGTCGGGATGGGCTGGGCGCCGCCGGGAAACGGCCCGGCTTGGCACACGCACGACTACGTCGAATTGATCGTCATCCTTGACGGCGAGTGGCGGTTCGCGTGGGGCTACGGCGAGGACAGCGCGCGCCCCGATGGCGAGTTCGTCCTCGGCAAGTGGGACATGATCTCGGTGCCTGCCGGCGTGTGGCGCGCGTTCGACGTCGTGGGCGACGGCATCGGGTGGTTTCTCGCGATTGCCGAGCCGCACGAAGACGACGACGGCAAAGACCCGCATTGGCCGCCGTCGGTCGTCAATATGGCGCGGGCCGCAGGATTCCACGCCGACGATTTCGGCCGGTTGATCAAGACTGTGGATTACCCCGACGTGCGCGCGGCCCACGAGCGGCGCTTGCTCAGCATCTTCAAAGACATCACCGGCGTGCCCCTGCCGGACTTCCAACCCGAATAG
- a CDS encoding acyl-CoA thioesterase: MTREPNFERRIHYPHILAIPTRWHDVDIYAHVNNVEFYSFFDTVINAYLIRAGGLNTEHDPVVAFAVETHCQFLKPVTFPETVDAALRVAKLGTSSCRYEIGIFRQGDDEPCAVGYFVHVFVERPANRPVPIPARIRAALEQLVARE; the protein is encoded by the coding sequence ATGACCCGTGAGCCGAATTTTGAGCGGCGCATCCACTACCCGCATATCCTCGCTATCCCGACCCGCTGGCATGACGTCGACATCTACGCGCACGTCAACAATGTCGAGTTCTACTCGTTCTTCGACACCGTGATCAACGCGTATTTGATCCGCGCCGGCGGGCTGAACACCGAACACGACCCCGTCGTCGCCTTCGCCGTCGAGACTCACTGCCAGTTTCTCAAGCCGGTCACGTTCCCCGAGACGGTCGACGCCGCGCTGCGGGTCGCCAAGCTCGGTACGTCGAGCTGCCGTTACGAGATCGGCATATTCCGGCAAGGAGACGACGAGCCGTGCGCGGTCGGGTATTTCGTACACGTATTCGTAGAGCGCCCGGCCAATCGTCCGGTACCGATTCCGGCGCGCATTCGGGCGGCGCTCGAACAGCTTGTAGCGCGCGAGTAG
- a CDS encoding inorganic phosphate transporter has protein sequence MLLPLLILMAVGLCYGVLQGKFGSAVVVAAMVSSRSLLPRQAVILAAVGMGLGAYVLGSAVAATIAAEVIVPGGISLYGVTAGIAAAVVWNMIGLYFELPVSISQALVGGLIGAAWVESGPQSLLGPGLVKLVLGLFVSPAIGVIAGYLTVKVAYALTAAATPHMNRWLQRAQIAISFVMAMAIGSNDSQKLMGALVIGLVAGGVFTTTDVPLTIVLFGVSTTMIGSLINGWSLIRKLGTKFYKIRPIHGFGAQAASSATILSASAFGLPVSASQVVTSAILGAGSADRLQMIRWGVVSGILWGWLLTIPTAAVFGAVLAPLLKGF, from the coding sequence ATGCTCCTCCCTCTCCTCATCCTCATGGCTGTGGGGCTCTGCTATGGAGTCCTGCAAGGCAAGTTCGGCTCGGCAGTGGTCGTGGCGGCGATGGTCTCGTCGCGCTCGCTGCTGCCGCGTCAGGCGGTGATCCTCGCCGCCGTCGGGATGGGGCTGGGCGCGTACGTGCTCGGTTCGGCGGTGGCCGCGACGATCGCTGCCGAGGTGATCGTCCCCGGCGGCATTTCGCTCTACGGCGTCACAGCCGGCATCGCCGCCGCGGTCGTCTGGAACATGATCGGACTCTACTTTGAGCTTCCGGTCAGTATCTCGCAGGCGTTAGTCGGCGGGCTGATCGGTGCGGCGTGGGTGGAATCCGGCCCGCAGTCGCTGCTGGGGCCGGGCTTGGTCAAGCTGGTGCTCGGCCTGTTCGTGTCGCCGGCCATTGGCGTGATCGCAGGCTATCTGACGGTGAAGGTCGCCTATGCGTTGACCGCCGCCGCGACGCCTCACATGAATCGCTGGCTTCAGCGCGCCCAAATCGCTATCTCGTTCGTCATGGCGATGGCGATCGGCAGCAACGACTCCCAGAAGCTAATGGGCGCGCTGGTGATCGGGTTGGTGGCCGGCGGCGTCTTCACGACGACCGACGTGCCGTTGACGATCGTGCTGTTCGGCGTGAGCACGACGATGATCGGCAGTCTGATCAATGGCTGGTCGCTCATCCGCAAGTTGGGGACGAAGTTCTACAAGATCCGGCCGATTCACGGCTTCGGGGCGCAGGCCGCGTCAAGCGCGACGATTCTGAGCGCAAGCGCGTTCGGCCTGCCGGTCAGCGCGTCGCAGGTCGTGACCTCGGCCATCCTCGGCGCAGGCAGCGCCGACCGTTTACAAATGATCCGCTGGGGTGTAGTCAGCGGCATTCTCTGGGGATGGCTGCTGACGATCCCGACGGCAGCCGTGTTCGGCGCCGTGCTGGCGCCCCTTCTGAAAGGGTTCTGA
- a CDS encoding DUF47 family protein, giving the protein MKAWLQKLKARLGRIREAFRRKPNRFLQHLGEQAEIVVQGTEALVSYMTKPSKKNAARVRSLEKNADEIRRILIDDLNRSFVTPIDREDLFALSRAIDDILDYAYSTTHEMDILGVAPNDHLRAMAALLHQSAEELHLAIERLEKHPKIATDHSMRVKSIENQMERLYAEALAHLFDEPKDLRHVITMFKLREIYRHMFHAVGSTEQAADIVSDIVIKFY; this is encoded by the coding sequence ATGAAAGCATGGCTGCAAAAGTTGAAGGCGCGTCTGGGGCGGATCCGCGAGGCGTTCCGCCGCAAGCCCAATCGATTCCTGCAGCATCTGGGCGAACAAGCCGAGATCGTCGTACAAGGTACCGAAGCACTCGTCAGCTACATGACCAAGCCAAGCAAGAAGAACGCCGCGCGCGTGCGCTCGTTGGAGAAGAACGCCGACGAAATCCGGCGCATCCTGATTGACGACCTCAACCGGTCGTTCGTCACGCCGATCGACCGCGAAGACTTGTTCGCGCTGTCGCGGGCCATTGACGACATCCTCGACTACGCCTACTCGACCACGCACGAAATGGACATTCTCGGCGTCGCGCCCAACGACCATCTACGGGCGATGGCCGCGCTGCTGCATCAGAGCGCGGAAGAGCTGCATCTCGCCATCGAACGGCTTGAGAAGCACCCGAAGATCGCCACCGACCATTCGATGCGCGTCAAGTCGATCGAGAATCAGATGGAACGACTGTACGCCGAGGCATTGGCGCACTTGTTCGACGAGCCGAAAGACCTCAGGCACGTGATCACGATGTTCAAGCTGCGCGAGATTTACCGGCACATGTTCCACGCCGTCGGCAGCACCGAACAGGCCGCCGACATTGTCAGC